The following nucleotide sequence is from Microbulbifer sp. A4B17.
TTTCCCATGGTTGTCCGCTTAAAAAACTGCAGATCACCCGAGATACGCCAGGGAAGCTCGTTGTCCTTGCCGATAGCACCATTGCGGGCAACTGCCGCAATCAACGCAATAGAAACCGTCATTGCCGCCCCTTAAATCGCTACTGGTGCCGGAATATGTGGGTGGGCTTCATAGCCTTTCAGCTCAAAGTCCTCGAAGCGGAAGGAAAAGAGGTCTTCCACTTCTGGATTCAGGTGCATCTGTGGCAGAGGCAGAGGATCACGCTGCAATTGCAACTCGACCTGCTCCATGTGGTTGGAGTAGAGGTGAGCATCGCCAAAGGTGTGGATAAAATCACCGGGCTGCAGACCGCATACCTGTGCCAGCATAAGAGTCAGCAGGCTATATGAAGCAATGTTGAAAGGTACACCCAAGAAAATATCTGCGCTTCGCTGGTACAGTTGGCAAGACAACTTGCCGTCAGCCACATAGAACTGAAACAGGGCGTGGCAGGGAGCCAGGGCCATTCGCCCTTCCCGGGCATTGTCGGCGGGAGAAATGCCTTCATCCGGCAAATCAGCAGGGTTCCAGGCGCTAACCATCAGGCGCCGGGAGTCTGGGCGGGTTTTTAGCTGGTGCACCAACTGCTCGATCTGGTCAATCTGGCGACCATCCGATGTGGGCCAGGAGCGCCACTGATGACCATAGACCGGGCCCAGATCACCATCCTCTGTTGCCCACTCATCCCATATCCGCACCTTATTGTCCTGGAGGTAACGGATATTGGTGTCTCCCTGCAAAAACCACAGGAGTTCGTGAATAATCGAGCGCAAATGGCACTTTTTCGTCGTGATCAGGGGGAATCCTTCCGCCAGATCAAAGCGCATTTGATAGCCAAACACGCTTAGGGTGCCAGTGCCGGTACGGTCACCCTTAACAGTGCCGTTATCGCGCACGTGGCGCATTAGATCGAGATACTGCTTCATCTACTGCTATGCTCCGCCTTTAACTCGGGAAGACCCTGCTTTCTTGCCTTTATTTTGCTCACTACGGCCCTCAGGAAGGGGCTGGGTTTTGTAACTCCAAACCAACAATGCAATGCCGGCAATAATCATCGGCAAGCTCAACAGCTGCCCACGAGTCATCCAACCAAACAAGTCAAAACCAATATGCCCGTCGGGCTCCCGGACAAATTCCACCAGGAAGCGGAATACACCGTAGAGCATCACAAACATGCCGCCTACAGCGAGGCGTGGACGCGGTTTGCTGGAAAACCACCACAGCAATGCGAAGAGTACCAATCCCTCCAGGAAGGCCTGGTACAACTGGGATGGGTGCCGGACCAGAAGGTCCGGGTCCTTTGGAAAGACCATGCCCCAAGGGCCTTCAGTTTCACGCCCCCAAAGCTCCTGACCAATAAAATTACCGATCCGCCCGAGCCCGAGCCCGATGGGCACCAGAGGAGCAACGAAATCAATCAGAGCTGGAAAGGTTGTGCCAATTTTGCGCGCGTAGAGTGCGGTGGCCAACATCACCCCTATCAGCCCACCGTGGAAGCTCATTCCCCCTTCCCACAACCGGATCAGAGATATCGGGTCTTCAAGTAACTGGGAGAAATTGTAAAAGAACATATACCCCAAACGACCACCGATAACGACACCAATGGCACAGTAAAGGATCAAGTCTTCAACTTCAGATTTGATAACCGGTGACCAGGGTTTGGCACTTCGACGTAATGCCAACCACCAGGCCGCAACAAAGCCGGCCAAGTACATCAGCCCATACCAGTGCACTTTTAAAGGGCCAATTGCAAAGGCCACCGGGTCAATTTCGGGATAGGTCAGCATGGGGGAATCGCGCTTGCTAATAAAGAGCGTATTATGGTCGTAAAGCCCCCCGCAGTGAAAGGGTGGTTTATCCCTAGATCCGGGAAGGTCCCCATGTGTCTGTTGCTATTCGCCTACCAATGCCATCCGAACTACCCACTACTATTGATCGCCAATAGGGATGAGTTCTATCAACGACCAACTGCCGCAGCAGCACGCTGGCCAGGCACTGAGCTGATTGCAGGCAAAGACCTCGAAGCGCTAGGGACCTGGGCAGGCATATCACCAGGCCGCATCGCTGCGGTAACCAATATTCGAGAGCCTGGTAAGCCAGAGCCTGAAGAGGCGTTGTCTCGCGGGGAAATACCGCAGAAGTTTCTCTGTGGACAAGATAGCCCCGAAGAATTTAACCAAAGCTTACAACTACAGCGCTATCGCGGCTTTAACGCCCTGTTATTCGATATTCAGAATAAAAATGACCTGCTCTGTGCAGGCAACCGACATAAACCCTTTATTTTTAGACGGGGGATTCACGGTATCTCCAACGGAGCACCGGACGAACCCTGGCCAAAAGTTGAAAGGGGCAAGGCGGGACTGGCCGGGATAGTACCTGGGGCTAAGCAATTGGTCACTTTTGAGAACTTTGTCGAACCTGCCCTGGAAATGCTCAAAGATCGAACCCCAGCGCCAGATCAACAGCTCCCGCATACGGGATTACCGCTGGAAATTGAGCGGGCGCTCTCACCTGTTTTCATTCAGATTGATGCGGATAGCTCAGCGGCAGCCCCAATGCTGCGCAATGGTGGCTACGGCACCCGAGCCAGCACAGTGATCACTATCGACGAAAGAGGAGCTAGCCAACTTTGGGAGCAGTCTTTTATCAACGGCAACCCAACTGGCCCCCTGCGCCACTTTACTACCCCACCACTAATTTGAGTCCAATAAAGAGAACTGGCAGACAAATTGAGCATAACTTTTTGTACAAGCGCCTTCCTCTAAATCAAATAAACACCACTAAGAGCGCCTCTTTCTAGCTTACAGAGAGAAAATTTGACGCAAAACTCATCATTCACAAATCCCTACTCTAAAAAGAAAGAAGCGCCAAGCAAATTTTGCATTTATTGCCATACTTACTTTCACAGACTGAAATAGGTTGAGTTTCGCGCAAGCGAGGTTCCACCTGAGGTCTAAATAAAAGGAAGTCG
It contains:
- a CDS encoding thymidylate synthase → MKQYLDLMRHVRDNGTVKGDRTGTGTLSVFGYQMRFDLAEGFPLITTKKCHLRSIIHELLWFLQGDTNIRYLQDNKVRIWDEWATEDGDLGPVYGHQWRSWPTSDGRQIDQIEQLVHQLKTRPDSRRLMVSAWNPADLPDEGISPADNAREGRMALAPCHALFQFYVADGKLSCQLYQRSADIFLGVPFNIASYSLLTLMLAQVCGLQPGDFIHTFGDAHLYSNHMEQVELQLQRDPLPLPQMHLNPEVEDLFSFRFEDFELKGYEAHPHIPAPVAI
- the lgt gene encoding prolipoprotein diacylglyceryl transferase, which encodes MLTYPEIDPVAFAIGPLKVHWYGLMYLAGFVAAWWLALRRSAKPWSPVIKSEVEDLILYCAIGVVIGGRLGYMFFYNFSQLLEDPISLIRLWEGGMSFHGGLIGVMLATALYARKIGTTFPALIDFVAPLVPIGLGLGRIGNFIGQELWGRETEGPWGMVFPKDPDLLVRHPSQLYQAFLEGLVLFALLWWFSSKPRPRLAVGGMFVMLYGVFRFLVEFVREPDGHIGFDLFGWMTRGQLLSLPMIIAGIALLVWSYKTQPLPEGRSEQNKGKKAGSSRVKGGA
- a CDS encoding NRDE family protein translates to MCLLLFAYQCHPNYPLLLIANRDEFYQRPTAAAARWPGTELIAGKDLEALGTWAGISPGRIAAVTNIREPGKPEPEEALSRGEIPQKFLCGQDSPEEFNQSLQLQRYRGFNALLFDIQNKNDLLCAGNRHKPFIFRRGIHGISNGAPDEPWPKVERGKAGLAGIVPGAKQLVTFENFVEPALEMLKDRTPAPDQQLPHTGLPLEIERALSPVFIQIDADSSAAAPMLRNGGYGTRASTVITIDERGASQLWEQSFINGNPTGPLRHFTTPPLI